One segment of Pseudodesulfovibrio sp. 5S69 DNA contains the following:
- a CDS encoding flavin reductase family protein, protein MKKSLGPNTLAQPAPVWAVGSYDEEGKPNAMIAAWGGICGSDPACLTVSVRPSRHTYKGILKHKAFTVSVSSAPLAAEADFLGMASGGNVDKFAVTGLTPVKAEFVDAPYIEEFPLVIECELKETVDLNVHVMFVGEIKDVKCDEDKLADGKYPDPEKVLPLIFSPGTRSYHTVGEKVGRGFDLGKKFLKKG, encoded by the coding sequence ATGAAAAAATCCCTCGGTCCCAACACTCTGGCACAGCCCGCCCCCGTTTGGGCGGTGGGTTCCTATGACGAAGAGGGCAAGCCCAACGCGATGATCGCGGCCTGGGGCGGCATCTGCGGCTCGGACCCGGCCTGCCTGACCGTGTCCGTGCGCCCGTCGCGCCACACCTACAAGGGCATCCTCAAGCACAAGGCGTTCACCGTGTCCGTGAGTTCGGCCCCGCTCGCCGCCGAGGCGGACTTCCTGGGCATGGCCTCGGGCGGCAACGTGGACAAGTTCGCGGTCACCGGCCTGACCCCGGTCAAGGCCGAGTTCGTGGACGCTCCGTATATCGAGGAGTTTCCGCTGGTCATCGAGTGCGAGCTCAAGGAGACCGTGGACCTCAACGTGCACGTCATGTTCGTGGGCGAGATCAAGGACGTGAAATGCGACGAGGACAAGCTGGCCGACGGCAAGTACCCGGACCCGGAAAAGGTCCTGCCGCTGATCTTCTCCCCCGGCACCCGAAGCTACCACACCGTGGGCGAAAAGGTCGGCAGGGGCTTCGACCTGGGCAAGAAATTCCTCAAGAAAGGCTAG
- a CDS encoding DUF6941 family protein, with translation MPELIYALICSDLIIDKDSSSTSFIRTIEHAVVPEFPATLPPIYFASLWDLEGAGTTPFTISLDLVSPEGKEITLGMQEITPTGTMLHKMNFQLPGLKVEGEGKHTLAVSVKTDGDWETCARLPLYVFKSQDQ, from the coding sequence ATGCCTGAACTGATTTACGCCCTTATCTGCTCGGACCTGATCATCGATAAGGACTCGAGCTCGACCTCGTTCATCCGGACCATCGAACACGCGGTGGTGCCGGAGTTCCCGGCCACCCTGCCGCCCATCTACTTCGCCAGCCTCTGGGACCTGGAAGGCGCGGGGACCACCCCGTTCACCATCTCCCTGGACCTGGTCTCGCCCGAGGGCAAGGAGATCACCCTGGGCATGCAGGAGATCACCCCCACAGGGACCATGCTCCACAAGATGAACTTCCAACTGCCCGGCCTCAAGGTGGAGGGCGAGGGCAAACACACCCTGGCCGTGTCCGTGAAGACCGACGGCGACTGGGAGACCTGCGCGCGCCTCCCGCTCTACGTGTTCAAGAGCCAGGACCAATAG
- a CDS encoding thioredoxin family protein: MTTDNKLIVCPHCGAVNRVQTGREAEAVCGKCRDKVFDDHPVELVGSTFDRHIAKSQVPILVDFYSPTCGPCLMMGPQFADAAKNLFPKVRLAKIDTSAEQAVAGRYGIRAVPTLILFKNGREAARQSGAMNARDIAAWVKQYL, encoded by the coding sequence ATGACCACCGACAATAAACTCATCGTCTGCCCGCACTGCGGGGCCGTCAATCGCGTCCAGACCGGCCGCGAGGCCGAAGCCGTCTGCGGCAAATGCCGCGACAAGGTCTTTGACGACCACCCCGTCGAACTCGTGGGCTCGACCTTCGACCGCCACATCGCCAAATCCCAGGTCCCCATTCTCGTGGACTTCTACTCGCCCACCTGCGGCCCCTGCCTGATGATGGGCCCCCAGTTCGCCGACGCCGCCAAAAACCTGTTCCCCAAGGTCCGGCTGGCCAAAATAGACACCTCGGCCGAACAGGCCGTCGCCGGACGCTACGGCATCCGCGCCGTGCCCACCCTCATCCTGTTCAAGAACGGACGGGAAGCGGCCCGCCAGTCCGGCGCCATGAACGCCCGCGACATCGCGGCCTGGGTGAAGCAGTACCTGTAG
- a CDS encoding sugar phosphate isomerase/epimerase family protein codes for MGEDAVGRDGPQILLSAGCLFHLPLKLVARIGREAGFAGMELIMNSPKLDPQAGLAAINDILPIRSLHAPFRDWSAWGGHLNSWRATTALANSLPEADHIVMHPPGSRLANMIQNRWFEKAVDLPLLLDAKGRIRFSLENMPWAEGSPFGRDPLDKLMAQCRDKNVGLTFDVCHMGVSGRNVLEAIDKVPPELLCNVHFSDALGYTEHLAPGKGALPLDDFLERLGKRGYAGYITLELEPGAFPDDVDGTVELLTRLRGDMEARLTTGRSE; via the coding sequence ATGGGAGAAGACGCAGTCGGCCGGGACGGCCCCCAGATTCTGCTGTCGGCGGGGTGTTTGTTCCACCTGCCGCTCAAGCTTGTGGCGCGCATCGGCCGGGAGGCCGGGTTCGCAGGCATGGAACTGATTATGAACTCGCCCAAGCTCGATCCGCAGGCCGGGCTCGCTGCTATCAACGACATCCTGCCTATCCGCAGCCTGCACGCCCCGTTCCGCGACTGGTCGGCCTGGGGCGGGCATCTCAACTCCTGGCGCGCGACCACGGCCCTGGCCAACTCCCTGCCCGAGGCGGACCACATCGTCATGCACCCGCCCGGCTCGCGGCTGGCCAACATGATCCAGAACCGCTGGTTCGAGAAGGCCGTGGACCTGCCGCTGCTCCTGGACGCCAAGGGCCGCATCCGCTTCTCGCTGGAGAACATGCCGTGGGCCGAGGGCTCGCCGTTCGGCCGCGACCCGCTGGATAAGCTCATGGCCCAGTGCCGGGACAAGAACGTGGGGCTGACCTTCGACGTCTGCCACATGGGGGTGTCCGGGCGCAACGTGCTGGAAGCCATCGACAAAGTGCCGCCCGAGCTGCTCTGCAACGTCCACTTCTCCGACGCCTTGGGCTACACCGAGCATCTCGCGCCGGGCAAGGGTGCGCTGCCGCTCGACGATTTTCTGGAGCGCCTTGGCAAACGGGGCTACGCCGGATACATTACCCTTGAACTGGAACCGGGCGCCTTCCCCGACGACGTGGACGGCACCGTGGAATTGCTCACCAGGCTGCGCGGGGACATGGAGGCGCGGCTGACAACCGGCCGGAGTGAATGA
- a CDS encoding DUF5675 family protein yields MKKVDIMRLEKSEEGTFGVLRLDGRVQCVTLEPPERGNRVGVSCIPAGTYTCRRVDSPTFGRTFEVADVPGRTAILFHQGNVASDTHGCILLGSRFGRLGPERGVLDSRAAFREFLDHCSGEQTFQFEIAE; encoded by the coding sequence ATGAAAAAGGTTGATATTATGCGCTTGGAAAAGAGCGAGGAAGGGACCTTCGGCGTGCTCCGCCTGGACGGCCGGGTCCAGTGCGTCACCCTGGAGCCGCCCGAGCGGGGCAACCGGGTCGGCGTGTCCTGCATCCCGGCCGGGACCTATACCTGCCGGAGGGTGGATTCGCCGACCTTCGGCAGGACCTTCGAAGTGGCCGACGTGCCCGGCCGGACCGCCATTCTTTTTCACCAGGGCAATGTGGCCAGCGACACCCACGGCTGCATCCTGCTCGGCAGCCGGTTCGGCAGGCTCGGTCCCGAGCGCGGCGTGCTCGATTCCCGCGCGGCCTTCAGGGAGTTTCTGGACCACTGTTCCGGGGAACAGACCTTTCAATTCGAGATCGCGGAATAG
- a CDS encoding cystathionine gamma-synthase family protein: MSQKRKFAMGTEAVWGGEERLFEGNATQVPVVHSVSFGFDDMDEWLDVALGNRPGHIYTRNTNPTVSVFEEKVRLLEGGEAATSASSGMGIISNALFALLKPGDRVVSVKDTYGGTNRMFTEFLPRVNVEVTLCDTTDHAAIEAEVAKGCAVLYLETPTNPTIKVLDIERLAGAGKAAGAVVMVDNTFATPVNQNPLALGADLVLHSATKYLGGHADALGGVAVGSAGLIKAIYSYREIVGNVLEPMSAYLLLRGMKTLHLRIERQNANALEIARFLEGHPGVEKVFYPGLESHPGHEIARRQMRGFGGMLSFVAKGGTYADACRVLSELKLARRAANLGAVETIAGPPATTSHVECSKEERAAMGIPESLIRYSVGIEDVEDLKADLDRALRQDA, from the coding sequence ATGAGCCAGAAAAGGAAATTCGCCATGGGGACCGAGGCGGTCTGGGGTGGCGAGGAAAGGTTGTTCGAGGGCAACGCCACGCAGGTGCCGGTGGTGCACAGCGTGTCGTTCGGCTTTGATGACATGGACGAGTGGCTGGACGTGGCCCTGGGCAACCGGCCGGGACACATCTACACGCGCAACACCAACCCCACGGTGTCGGTGTTCGAGGAGAAGGTCCGGCTGTTGGAGGGCGGCGAGGCGGCCACGAGCGCGTCCTCGGGCATGGGCATCATTTCCAACGCACTGTTCGCGCTGCTGAAGCCGGGCGACCGGGTGGTCTCGGTCAAGGATACGTATGGCGGCACGAACCGGATGTTCACGGAGTTCCTGCCCAGGGTGAACGTGGAGGTGACCCTGTGCGACACCACGGACCATGCGGCCATCGAGGCCGAGGTGGCCAAGGGGTGCGCGGTGCTCTATCTGGAGACGCCGACCAACCCGACCATCAAGGTGCTGGATATCGAGCGGCTGGCCGGGGCGGGCAAGGCGGCGGGCGCCGTGGTCATGGTGGACAACACGTTCGCCACGCCGGTGAACCAGAACCCGCTGGCCCTGGGCGCGGACCTGGTGCTGCACAGCGCGACCAAGTACCTGGGCGGGCACGCGGACGCATTGGGCGGGGTGGCCGTGGGCAGCGCCGGGCTGATCAAGGCCATCTATTCGTACCGCGAAATTGTGGGCAACGTGCTGGAGCCCATGAGCGCGTATCTGTTGCTGCGCGGCATGAAGACGCTGCATCTGCGCATTGAGCGGCAGAACGCCAATGCTTTGGAGATCGCCCGGTTCCTGGAGGGCCATCCCGGAGTGGAGAAGGTGTTTTATCCGGGGCTGGAGTCCCATCCGGGGCACGAGATCGCGCGCAGGCAGATGCGCGGGTTCGGCGGGATGCTCAGTTTCGTGGCCAAGGGCGGGACGTATGCGGACGCCTGCCGGGTGCTGTCCGAGCTGAAACTGGCGCGGCGCGCGGCCAACCTGGGCGCGGTGGAGACCATCGCCGGGCCGCCCGCGACCACGAGCCATGTGGAGTGCAGCAAGGAGGAGCGCGCGGCCATGGGCATCCCGGAGAGCCTGATCCGCTATTCCGTGGGCATCGAGGACGTGGAGGATTTGAAGGCGGACCTGGACCGGGCATTGCGACAGGACGCTTGA
- a CDS encoding tetratricopeptide repeat protein — protein sequence MRTYALIVFLCLLLAVPGCAGKETPPAAPPTPAELAVQRRQAQAAEALTEAMQLRHDGGFLDEDTALAYLNQALDLDPNLANARYYRSTILFSKGRTNEALADVDRAIELKPEHVQAHYTRGSILLNLGRFREAARDFTEVIGHDPSIAQAFVRRGMCYMRLHREDEAIDDFGSALAINPANLEANYNRGMAYLARGEYDAALSDLSQAYVLDADNVRLLTARGQILLKLGRFKSAARDYLRATQLAPGQSPLYGLLAEALAGAGEMDQAIEAAEKALSLAHARGDDSLAARYRDQLRQYRDKTYP from the coding sequence ATGCGAACCTACGCCCTGATTGTTTTTCTCTGCCTGCTTCTGGCCGTGCCGGGCTGCGCGGGCAAGGAGACCCCGCCCGCGGCCCCGCCCACGCCGGCGGAGTTGGCCGTGCAACGGCGACAGGCCCAGGCCGCCGAGGCGCTGACCGAGGCCATGCAACTGCGGCACGACGGCGGATTCCTGGACGAGGACACGGCGCTCGCCTACCTGAACCAGGCCCTGGACCTGGACCCGAACCTGGCCAACGCGCGCTACTACCGGTCGACCATCCTGTTCTCCAAGGGGCGGACGAACGAGGCCCTGGCCGACGTGGACCGGGCCATCGAGCTGAAGCCCGAACACGTGCAGGCGCACTACACGCGCGGCTCCATTCTGTTGAACCTGGGCCGGTTCCGCGAGGCGGCACGGGACTTCACCGAGGTCATCGGGCACGACCCGTCCATCGCCCAGGCGTTCGTCCGGCGCGGAATGTGCTACATGCGGCTGCACCGCGAGGACGAGGCCATCGACGACTTCGGCAGCGCCCTGGCCATCAATCCGGCCAACCTGGAGGCCAACTACAACCGGGGCATGGCGTACCTGGCCCGGGGCGAGTACGACGCAGCCCTGAGCGATCTGTCCCAGGCGTACGTCCTGGATGCGGACAACGTCCGGCTGCTCACCGCGCGAGGCCAGATTCTGCTCAAGCTCGGGCGGTTCAAGTCGGCCGCCCGGGACTACCTGCGGGCCACCCAGCTGGCCCCGGGGCAGAGCCCCCTGTACGGCCTGCTCGCCGAGGCCCTGGCCGGGGCCGGGGAGATGGACCAGGCCATCGAGGCCGCGGAAAAGGCCCTGTCCCTGGCGCACGCCCGTGGCGACGACTCTCTGGCCGCCCGGTACAGGGACCAGCTCCGGCAATACCGGGACAAGACCTATCCCTAG
- a CDS encoding HEAT repeat domain-containing protein — translation MLDFRHICSARRRALPLLFVLALSLVPAPRAAAAGPGSPGIARMLGSTDAGERSMGLSALRNSGQAALPGLIASLSAPETAVRRGAVYGLALLPAPALALDGLLKSLGDPDPTVRFLAAHTLARMGGLAAPDVARLLASPDDKVRVAASLCLSRMGSAAVPALAGLLRREDPPVQAKAAWLLGAMGPEAMPAVPALVRALKTRDVRLMHVVAETLDLIGPDPALIFRQMTLLGSGETNRPFARLGAAAAPTLVRLLARPGTPMGQMALYTLARMGAQAEPALRAALATGSDGQKAAAAMLLTGIDPDLAQTLPEDLRRTLSGALHLN, via the coding sequence ATGTTGGACTTTCGACATATTTGCTCGGCCCGAAGGCGCGCCCTGCCGCTGCTTTTCGTTCTGGCCCTGAGCCTCGTCCCGGCACCGCGCGCCGCTGCCGCGGGGCCGGGCTCCCCGGGCATCGCCCGGATGCTGGGCAGCACGGATGCGGGCGAGCGCTCCATGGGACTGTCCGCCCTGCGCAACAGCGGGCAGGCGGCCCTGCCCGGCCTGATCGCGAGCCTGAGCGCCCCGGAGACGGCCGTTCGGCGCGGCGCGGTCTACGGGCTGGCCCTGCTGCCTGCGCCCGCCCTAGCCCTGGACGGCCTGCTCAAGTCCCTGGGAGATCCCGACCCCACGGTCCGTTTCCTGGCCGCGCACACCCTGGCCCGCATGGGCGGCTTGGCCGCCCCGGACGTGGCCCGGTTGCTGGCCAGCCCGGATGACAAGGTCCGCGTGGCCGCCTCCCTTTGCCTGAGCCGCATGGGCTCGGCCGCGGTCCCGGCCCTGGCCGGCCTGCTGCGCCGCGAGGATCCACCGGTCCAGGCCAAGGCCGCCTGGCTGCTCGGGGCCATGGGGCCCGAGGCCATGCCCGCGGTCCCGGCCCTGGTCCGGGCGCTCAAGACCCGCGACGTGCGCCTGATGCACGTCGTGGCCGAGACCCTGGACCTTATCGGCCCGGACCCGGCCCTGATTTTTCGGCAAATGACCCTGCTTGGCAGCGGGGAAACCAACCGGCCGTTCGCACGCCTGGGCGCGGCCGCGGCCCCGACCCTGGTCCGGCTGCTGGCCCGGCCCGGCACACCCATGGGGCAGATGGCCCTGTACACCCTGGCCCGCATGGGCGCGCAGGCGGAACCCGCGCTGCGCGCCGCCCTGGCCACGGGCAGCGACGGGCAGAAGGCTGCCGCCGCCATGCTCCTGACCGGCATCGACCCGGATCTGGCGCAGACCCTGCCCGAGGACCTTCGCCGCACCCTGAGCGGCGCCCTTCACCTGAACTGA
- a CDS encoding S24 family peptidase, giving the protein MGFTDDVRQALLDRIGPGKRYPNNKRMADELGVDPSQLNRFLKRERGLNSDSLGHILDRVGVTLAFCDEPADAAREVCFRPPDTGGTGPGAPEPRADDYLAVPLAGPAVAASAGLVPEGSVEGWVLVWRHQESIRFRSNLVAVEVGRGELSMAPTLHPGDIVLVDRDDRDPCPAGKIMLVREPGEDGGVHIRRVCTRRLDDDVELIYYSDNSREHPPATYRLGRDFGGDINGAIGGNVVWAWSDMTRK; this is encoded by the coding sequence ATGGGATTCACCGACGACGTGCGCCAGGCGCTCCTCGACCGGATCGGGCCGGGCAAACGGTACCCCAACAACAAACGGATGGCGGACGAACTCGGGGTCGACCCGTCGCAGCTCAACCGTTTCCTCAAGCGGGAGCGCGGCCTGAACAGCGACTCCCTGGGGCACATCCTCGACCGCGTGGGCGTGACTCTGGCCTTTTGCGATGAACCGGCCGACGCCGCCCGTGAAGTCTGCTTCCGGCCGCCGGACACGGGCGGGACCGGGCCCGGCGCGCCCGAGCCCAGGGCCGACGACTACCTGGCCGTCCCCCTGGCCGGTCCGGCCGTGGCCGCCTCGGCGGGGCTGGTCCCGGAGGGGAGCGTGGAGGGCTGGGTCCTGGTCTGGCGCCACCAGGAGTCCATCCGCTTCCGGTCCAACCTGGTGGCCGTGGAGGTGGGCCGGGGCGAGCTGTCCATGGCCCCCACCCTGCATCCGGGGGACATCGTCCTGGTGGACCGCGACGACCGGGACCCCTGCCCGGCGGGCAAGATCATGCTCGTCCGCGAACCGGGCGAGGATGGGGGCGTGCACATCCGGCGGGTCTGCACCCGGCGACTGGACGATGACGTGGAGCTGATCTACTACTCGGACAACAGCCGCGAACACCCGCCCGCCACCTACCGGCTCGGGCGGGATTTCGGCGGCGACATCAACGGGGCCATCGGCGGCAACGTGGTCTGGGCCTGGAGCGACATGACCCGGAAATAG
- a CDS encoding CBS and ACT domain-containing protein, whose protein sequence is MLVVNWMSTDVVTITPERSMMKASKLMKDKGISRLPVVDEEGKIIGIVSDRDVKDASPSKATTLDVHELYYLLSEIKVGDIMTKKVVTIRDTETVEKAAVLMLEGNFGGLPVVDEEDKVVGIITDTDIFKVLVEISGVYEGGAQFCLRLSTEPGSLRPVLAFLKEHGARIMSIMTHNVPESEGFKNVYVRIRDMEKPEFKRLKQDLGETFDVVYWAVDSVHNVI, encoded by the coding sequence ATGCTGGTAGTCAACTGGATGAGCACCGACGTCGTCACCATCACCCCCGAGCGCTCCATGATGAAGGCCTCCAAGCTGATGAAGGACAAAGGCATCAGCCGTCTGCCCGTGGTTGATGAAGAAGGCAAAATCATAGGCATCGTCTCGGACCGCGACGTCAAGGACGCCTCCCCGTCCAAGGCAACCACCCTGGACGTTCACGAGCTGTACTACCTCCTTTCCGAGATCAAGGTCGGGGACATCATGACCAAAAAGGTGGTCACCATCCGCGACACCGAGACCGTGGAAAAAGCCGCCGTGCTCATGCTCGAAGGCAACTTCGGCGGCCTGCCCGTGGTCGACGAGGAAGACAAGGTCGTGGGCATCATCACCGATACCGACATCTTCAAGGTCCTGGTCGAAATCTCCGGCGTCTACGAGGGCGGCGCCCAGTTCTGCCTGCGCCTGTCCACCGAACCCGGCAGCCTGCGCCCGGTGCTGGCCTTCCTCAAGGAACACGGCGCGCGCATCATGTCCATCATGACCCACAACGTGCCCGAATCCGAAGGGTTCAAAAACGTGTACGTGCGCATCCGCGACATGGAAAAGCCCGAGTTCAAGCGCCTCAAGCAGGACCTCGGCGAGACCTTCGACGTCGTCTACTGGGCCGTGGACTCCGTCCATAACGTCATCTAA
- a CDS encoding SH3 domain-containing protein produces MRRPGPSPLLLPALFAALLLIGAGCAARRPDAPRLLPVQDAGAYHGLPGEALLMSPEVQAVAWSDFLARHFDPWGRTQPEYPADKVFWGLTTFADKRLYGENLLPRDPAWLAAMTAASRVDEYPSLSRRAIAVANTAMRVLPTGKPAFDDPRQAGEGFPFDYLQNSLVLAGTPLYASHESADRAWVLVESRFAYGWVRRTDIAWVDDDFARTFRTGAFAAVVRDGVSLTDTDGVFRFKGFIGTLLPVAERAKSAGDGSLTVMVPARDVLGRAVVRFAQIAPGDALPAPLAPTPDNFAMLANRMLGEPYGWGGLYMDRDCSATTMDLMAAFGIFLPRNSSQQAKLGWVEPLDGESDAAKKARLLKGSVPFLTLVRKPGHIMFYIGSMDGEPVVLQTIWGLKTRRGGVEGRALIGRTVISTLEPGENLRDLARPDGVLLHSVRSFNTLP; encoded by the coding sequence ATGCGTCGCCCCGGCCCGTCCCCGCTCCTGCTCCCGGCCCTGTTCGCGGCCCTGCTCCTGATCGGTGCGGGGTGCGCGGCGCGACGGCCGGACGCGCCCCGGCTGCTGCCGGTGCAGGACGCCGGGGCATACCACGGGTTGCCCGGGGAGGCCCTGCTCATGAGCCCGGAGGTCCAGGCCGTGGCCTGGTCGGATTTTCTCGCGCGCCACTTCGACCCCTGGGGGCGGACGCAGCCGGAGTATCCGGCCGACAAGGTCTTCTGGGGGCTGACCACCTTCGCGGACAAGCGGTTGTACGGAGAAAACCTGCTGCCCCGCGACCCGGCCTGGCTCGCTGCCATGACCGCGGCCTCGCGGGTCGACGAGTACCCGAGCCTGAGCCGGCGGGCCATAGCCGTGGCCAACACGGCCATGCGGGTCCTGCCCACGGGCAAGCCCGCCTTCGACGACCCACGGCAGGCGGGCGAGGGATTCCCCTTCGATTACCTGCAGAACTCCCTGGTCCTGGCCGGGACGCCGCTGTACGCCAGCCACGAGAGCGCGGACCGCGCCTGGGTGCTGGTGGAGTCGCGTTTCGCCTACGGTTGGGTGCGGCGCACGGATATCGCCTGGGTGGACGACGACTTCGCCCGGACGTTCAGGACCGGCGCGTTCGCGGCCGTGGTCCGGGACGGGGTCTCCCTGACGGACACGGACGGCGTGTTCCGTTTCAAGGGGTTCATCGGCACCCTGCTGCCCGTGGCTGAGCGTGCGAAAAGTGCCGGAGACGGCAGCCTCACGGTCATGGTCCCGGCCAGAGACGTCCTCGGCCGGGCGGTCGTCCGGTTCGCCCAGATCGCGCCCGGAGACGCGCTCCCCGCCCCGCTCGCGCCCACGCCGGACAACTTTGCCATGCTGGCGAACCGCATGCTCGGCGAACCCTACGGCTGGGGCGGGTTGTACATGGACCGCGACTGCTCGGCCACGACCATGGACCTGATGGCCGCCTTCGGCATCTTCCTGCCGCGCAACTCGAGCCAGCAGGCCAAACTCGGCTGGGTGGAGCCCCTGGACGGCGAGAGCGACGCGGCCAAGAAGGCGCGGCTGCTCAAAGGGAGCGTGCCGTTCCTGACCCTGGTGCGCAAGCCGGGGCACATCATGTTCTACATCGGCTCAATGGACGGCGAGCCCGTGGTTTTACAGACCATCTGGGGGCTCAAGACCCGGCGCGGCGGGGTCGAAGGGCGCGCGCTCATCGGCCGGACCGTGATCTCCACCCTGGAACCGGGGGAGAATCTCCGCGACCTGGCCAGGCCCGACGGCGTTCTCCTGCACTCGGTCCGCTCCTTCAACACCCTGCCCTGA
- a CDS encoding helix-turn-helix domain-containing protein, with amino-acid sequence MSEICLKGAKDICEAVGENPRNITELVRDKGLPAWKRDDKGSWRALPEDLQRWIREQRDRHISNYVFRERLEGGAD; translated from the coding sequence ATGTCGGAAATCTGTCTGAAAGGGGCCAAGGACATCTGCGAGGCCGTGGGCGAAAACCCGCGTAACATCACGGAATTGGTCAGAGACAAGGGGCTGCCCGCCTGGAAGCGGGACGACAAGGGCTCGTGGCGCGCCCTGCCCGAGGATCTGCAACGGTGGATCCGCGAGCAGCGCGACCGGCACATCAGCAACTACGTGTTCAGGGAGCGCCTGGAGGGAGGCGCGGATTGA
- a CDS encoding PaaI family thioesterase, with protein MPQAYLDAVRQPGQTVNNLFAFLGIVVDTIEPDRAVLRLPFKPELTQGAGMVAGGVLGTLLDETMAHAVLGGNRPGERTTTVDLSVSFLRTVKPGSDLNCEARVVKRGGRVLFVEASASSDGREVARGTASFLLLT; from the coding sequence ATGCCCCAAGCCTATCTCGACGCGGTCCGCCAGCCCGGCCAGACCGTGAACAACCTCTTCGCCTTCCTCGGCATCGTCGTCGACACCATCGAACCGGACCGGGCCGTGCTGCGCCTGCCGTTTAAACCGGAACTGACCCAGGGCGCGGGCATGGTCGCGGGCGGCGTGCTGGGTACTCTGCTCGACGAGACCATGGCCCACGCGGTGCTCGGCGGCAACCGGCCCGGCGAGCGGACCACCACCGTGGACCTGTCCGTCAGCTTCCTCCGCACGGTCAAGCCCGGCTCGGACCTGAACTGCGAGGCCCGCGTGGTCAAACGCGGCGGCCGCGTCCTGTTCGTCGAGGCCAGCGCCTCTTCCGACGGCCGGGAAGTGGCCCGGGGCACGGCCTCGTTCCTGCTCCTGACCTGA
- a CDS encoding terminase large subunit domain-containing protein codes for MTNDLYVPREHQARIEAELGRFSVLVCHRRFGKTVLSVNRLIRAARATRRDDWRGAYIAPLYRQAKTVVWDELKRYCGLGLDGCIVKFNESELRADFENGARIRLFGANNPDSLRGMYLDGVVFDEVAQMPLRVWTEVIRPALSDRRGWAMFIGTPRGKNALYEIWEKARLDPDWLAAMYRASETGIIPAGELDASAREMSPEEYEQEFECSFTAAIRGAYFGQLLADADREGRVTAVPMDPSMPVHTAWDLGMSDSTSIWFVQARPGGTFAVVDYYEACGEGLDHYAKVLDAKGYKYGTHIAPHDIRVRELGTGKSRLETARSLGIRFDIAANIPIQDGINAVRTILPRCWFDEARCGPGLEALRHYRRSFNDRTADFAAHPLHDWTSHAADGFRYFAVGFRQPEPGPRPSRTANNYNPFGGTHARD; via the coding sequence ATGACCAATGACCTGTACGTGCCCAGGGAACACCAGGCCAGGATCGAGGCCGAACTCGGCCGTTTCTCGGTCCTGGTCTGCCACCGCCGGTTCGGCAAGACCGTCCTGTCCGTCAACCGGCTCATCCGCGCGGCCAGGGCCACCCGCCGCGACGACTGGCGCGGGGCCTACATCGCGCCCCTGTACCGCCAGGCCAAGACCGTGGTCTGGGACGAGCTCAAGCGCTACTGCGGCCTGGGCCTGGACGGCTGCATCGTCAAGTTCAACGAGTCCGAGCTGCGCGCCGACTTCGAAAACGGCGCGCGCATCCGTCTGTTCGGGGCCAACAACCCGGACTCCCTGCGCGGCATGTACCTGGACGGCGTGGTCTTCGACGAGGTGGCCCAGATGCCCCTGCGCGTCTGGACCGAGGTCATCCGGCCCGCCCTGTCCGACCGCCGGGGCTGGGCCATGTTCATCGGCACCCCGCGCGGCAAGAACGCCCTCTACGAGATATGGGAAAAGGCCAGGCTCGACCCGGACTGGCTGGCCGCCATGTACCGCGCCTCCGAGACCGGGATCATCCCGGCCGGGGAACTCGACGCCAGCGCCCGCGAGATGTCGCCCGAGGAATACGAGCAGGAATTTGAATGTTCCTTCACCGCCGCCATCCGGGGGGCCTACTTCGGCCAGCTCCTGGCCGACGCCGACCGCGAGGGCCGCGTCACCGCCGTGCCCATGGATCCGTCCATGCCCGTGCACACCGCCTGGGACCTGGGTATGTCCGACTCCACCTCCATCTGGTTCGTCCAGGCCCGGCCCGGCGGCACCTTTGCGGTGGTGGACTACTATGAGGCCTGCGGCGAGGGCCTCGACCACTACGCCAAGGTCCTGGACGCCAAGGGCTACAAATACGGCACCCACATCGCACCCCACGACATCCGCGTGCGCGAGCTGGGCACCGGCAAGTCGCGCCTGGAAACGGCCCGGTCCCTCGGCATCCGCTTCGACATCGCCGCCAACATCCCCATCCAGGACGGCATCAACGCCGTGCGAACCATCCTGCCGCGCTGCTGGTTCGATGAGGCCCGCTGCGGCCCCGGACTCGAAGCCCTGCGCCACTACCGGCGCTCCTTCAATGACCGGACCGCCGATTTCGCGGCCCACCCCCTGCACGACTGGACCAGCCACGCCGCCGACGGCTTCCGCTACTTCGCCGTGGGCTTCCGCCAACCCGAACCAGGCCCGCGCCCGTCCCGGACCGCCAACAACTACAACCCCTTCGGAGGCACCCATGCCCGTGACTGA